The DNA segment ATCGCCGTGCAGGCCATCGCCGAGGGCGTCTCATGAGATTGGCTTGGTAAAGCCATTCGCCAAAATCGCCAAACCCAGTTATGCTTAATGCATGAGTGCTCCAGAGCTCGAATCCACTCCCCATCATGAATACGACGCCCCCAGCAGCCGCCGGGTTGCAGGCCCGCTATTGGTCGCCGCCGGCCTGATAAGCTTAGCAATTTGCACTCAAACCTTGCGCATCCCCGTGGTGTACAAAGGCGTCGATTATGCCGCCATTCTCACCATCGGGGGAGCGCTCGCCGGCCTCAGCCTGGCTTGGGCAGGCGGGTATTTAATAGCCACCAAGCGCTATTTTCTCTCGCTCCACGCGCACCCGGTAGTGGGGATTTATTTCGCATTGGTACTGTTCTTCATTCAGCTGGCCGCTTACGCTACGATTTTTATCATTACACATGTTCTCGCGGCCATTCAGATCGAGTAGCAGCCAAATTAGACTGTTAATCGCGCCATAATCAGCTAAAATCGCTCTGTCCCGTCGCACTGCCTGCTCGTTCATTGCTATCCCCGCCCCTATCTAGGAGTGCCATGCTCAAAGTCAGGCGCCACTCCCGGCTGACGCAAGGCATTGTCGTCCTCGTCGCCGCCATCGCCGCCGTCGCAGTCCTGCCTCAGGTGCAAACTCAGCCGGGGTCGGGACCGGGCAACGGCCAGACCACCACCGATTGCCAGGCCGATCCGGCCGGCGAGCCCGTCGACATCGTGGTAGCGGGACAATATACCGGGAGATACACCGGTATGAGGGTCTCGTACTGGATCGGCGGCCGCGTCACCGAAGACCCGGCCGAAACCACGATGGCAAATCCGTACTCCAAGAGAAACGCGCTGTACTGGGAACTCCCCACGTCCGAACCGGTGTGGCCATGCGAAACCGTTAGGGTCAAGGTTATACCCATGGGCGGAGAGTCGGGGGAGTTGGAATGCTGGATCAAGGAGTTCGTGGGTAAGACCCCGGTCACGCGTCAGTATATCCCCGACCCTCACGAAGCCAAGTGCGAGTGGACGGCCCCGGCAGCGTAGCGACGGGATCATCTCGGCACCGGGCCGGGCCCTGCGCCCCGCCCGGTGCCCCTCGCCAAATTCGGCCGAAAAGGTTATGGTTGTGGTATGACGCACAAGCAACTCGAGCTCCAGGCCGAGCAAATCCGCGAGGATATCATCACCATGCTCGTCGAGGCCGGCAGCGGCCACAGCGCCGGTCCGCTGGGGTTGGCCGACATCTTTACGGCCCTTTATTTCGAAATTATGGATCACCGCCCCAAGCAGCCCGATTGGGAGGGCCGCGACCGCCTCTTCCTGAGCAACGGCCACACCGTGCCCGTGCGCTACGCCACCATGGCCCGCGCCGGCTACTTCCCGGTCAAGGAGCTGGCCACCCTGCGCAAATTCGGCTCGCGGCTGCAGGGCCACCCCGAACGCCTGCGCCTACCCGGCCTCGAATCCACCTCCGGACCGCTCGGCAGCGGCCTCAGCCAAGCCGCCGGCCATGCCCTGGCGCTGCGCATGGACGGCAGCCGCAGCCATGTCTATGTCATCACCGGCGACGGCGAGCTCGACGAAGGCAACATCTGGGAAGCTGCCATGTTCGCCGCCAAATACAAGCTCTCGGGCCTCACCGCTATCATCGACCGCAACAACATCCAAATCGACGGCCCCACCGACGCCGTGATGCCGCTGGGCAACGTCGCCGCCAAGTTCGCCGCCTTTGGTTGGTACGTCATCGAGATCGACGGCCACAACTTCCAGGCCATCATCGACGCCTGCAATCTGGCCAAAACCATCGCCGGCCTGCCCGTCGCCATCGTGGCCCACACCATCGCCGGCAAAGGCGTCGACTACATGGAGGGCGATTACCATTTCCACGGCTATTTCATGGACGCTCCCGGCGCCCCGGCCAAGGCCGACCAGGCCCGCATCGCCCTGCGCGAATTGCGCACCCTGGGCGGTCAAATTCGCAGCGAGCATGAATAACCCCAAATTGTCACAATACCTCTTTTGGGCTCTCTTGCCCGCCAATGGCTTCTTCATC comes from the Candidatus Saccharimonadia bacterium genome and includes:
- a CDS encoding transketolase; the encoded protein is MTHKQLELQAEQIREDIITMLVEAGSGHSAGPLGLADIFTALYFEIMDHRPKQPDWEGRDRLFLSNGHTVPVRYATMARAGYFPVKELATLRKFGSRLQGHPERLRLPGLESTSGPLGSGLSQAAGHALALRMDGSRSHVYVITGDGELDEGNIWEAAMFAAKYKLSGLTAIIDRNNIQIDGPTDAVMPLGNVAAKFAAFGWYVIEIDGHNFQAIIDACNLAKTIAGLPVAIVAHTIAGKGVDYMEGDYHFHGYFMDAPGAPAKADQARIALRELRTLGGQIRSEHE